From the genome of Campylobacter lari:
ATTAAAGAATTTAATGACTATGTTTTACCAAATCTTAGTACAGATAGTAAAGAACTTGATGCGAATTTCTTCCAACACCAACCTTATTTGGATGAGTTTAATGCCAATAAAGGCACAAAATTAATTAGCGTTGCAAAAGTTCACATCGAACCAATGGCTGTTTATTCTAAAAAATATAAAAATATCCAAGATCTTCCACAAAATGCTACTATAGCTGTACCAAATGATCCGACAAATGAAAGCAGAGCTTTAGATATTATCGCTAGTACTAAACTAGTTAGTTTTAAAAATATCGCATTAAAAACTCCACTTGATATTAAAGATAATCCAAAAAATATCAAATTTAAAGAGTTAAAAGCAGCACAACTTCCAAGAGCTTTAGATGATGTTGATTTTGCAGTGATTAATTCAAACTATGCTTTATCGGCAAATTTAAATCCTGTAAAAGATTCTATTTTAATAGAAAGTAAAGAAAGTCCTTATGCAAATATCTTAGTAACTACACAAGATAATAAAGATAATCCTAAAATCAAAGCTTTAATAAAGGCTTTGCAAAGTCAAAAAGTAAAAGATTTTATCAATGAAAAATACCAAGGTGCCGTAGTTCCTGCATTTTAAAACAAACCTTGAGTT
Proteins encoded in this window:
- a CDS encoding MetQ/NlpA family ABC transporter substrate-binding protein, which translates into the protein MKLLKLLAVSTILGASLFANEVITVGATPVPHAEILEQTKDLLKKEGYTLEIKEFNDYVLPNLSTDSKELDANFFQHQPYLDEFNANKGTKLISVAKVHIEPMAVYSKKYKNIQDLPQNATIAVPNDPTNESRALDIIASTKLVSFKNIALKTPLDIKDNPKNIKFKELKAAQLPRALDDVDFAVINSNYALSANLNPVKDSILIESKESPYANILVTTQDNKDNPKIKALIKALQSQKVKDFINEKYQGAVVPAF